AAAATGGGTGGGATGAATCAAATCCAGTTTGGGAAGAGATGCTTCAAACGGTAGGCAGCCCCGAAATAGTTGCCGGCGCAAAACAGGCAGCCGCTTTTTTATACGGGTCAAGCGAAGATCGCAAACTGAAATTTGCAGAAAGTAATGCCGGATTGTTGGCTATGTCCATTATGGTAGCCGCCAAAGAGTTTGGAGTAGATTCACATCCCATGAGTGGAATAGATTTTGATGGAATCAAACAGGTATTTCAATTACAACCAGAAGAAACCGTTGTAATGACAATTGCCCTGGGATATTTTGATAGCAGCAAAGCTCTTTATCCACGGCGTCCACGGCGTGGATTTAAAGAAATCGCCTCAATTGTTTAAGATTGAGAAATAATAACAACCAAAATTTTGTGTGTGTATCATGCGCATTGAAGATGAAATAGATGGACACTTTCGAAATGAATACCACAAAGGGATGATAAATTTGATTTATACCACCAATGAAATTCATTTTGAATTTTTGAGTTATCTCCGTAAACACAGTCTAACCTCACAGCAGTACAATGTGCTCAGGCTGCTGCGAGGCTATGGCGGAATACCTCGTTCAATTGACTTTTTGCGGAACAGAATGTTGGATAAAAAATCAGATATGAGTCGAATCATCGATCGCTTGTATGCGCAACAACTGGTAGACCGGGTTGAAAACAACTCCGACAGAAGACAAAAAGAAATTTCTATCACACAAAAAGGGAAGGATTTACTTGATAAAATGGATGATTGTGAGAAGCATAGTGATTCGTTATTGAAAAACCTGACTGAAGAAGAAGCAAAAGAGCTAAATCGGTTGTTGGACAAAATCAGAGATAAAAATGAAACGCATTAATATTTTTAACCAATTTATTATCAGTATATTTGCGAAAAAATCATATGAACCCCAATATATCGCGGTTGAAAACCAAACATTTCCTTTTTTTAGACCGAGACGGTGTCATTAATGTGCACCGTCCCAATGATTATGTAAAAGCATTGGACGAATTTGTGTTTCTACCCAGAGCGCTTGAGGCATTGGTCAAATTGTCAAAACACTTTTCACGTATCGTTATTGTCACTAATCAACGTGGAGTAAGCAAAGGCAAAATGCATGAATCAGCTGTGCAAGAAGTACATGCTTATCTACAAAAGCAAGTTGAAGACGCCGGTGGAAAAATTGATGGTATTTATTACTGTATCCATTTAGACGATAATCATCCTAATCGGAAACCTAATAGCGGAATGGCATTTGAAGCAAAAAAGCATTTCCCTGAAATTGATTTCTCTCAAAGCATGATGGTTGGAGATTCTCGCTCAGATATTGAATTCGGCAATCGATTAGGAATGACTACCGTTCTCATCAAAAAAGAAAAACCAGGTTGGCAAAAACCAGTTCCTGATTTTATTTTTTCTTCCCTAGCAGCTATAGCTGAACTGTGGGAAGATAACGCAAATTACATTGGGGAAGATGCTTTAGCCAATAAATAGAAATCAAACAACGTCATGGCCGTCATCGCCTCAACAATAGGGACTGCCCTGGGCAAGACACATGGATCATGCCTTCCGCGGGCTTTAATTATTGTCTCTTCTCCTAAAGAATTGATAGTATGTTGATTCTGTAATAACGTAGCCACCGGCTTAAAAACAGTTCGAAAATAAATATCCTGCCCGTTTGAAATACCACCTTGAATGCCTCCCGAATGATTCGTCATGGTAACTACCTCTCCTTCACGCATCACAAATTCATCATTCGATTCGGATCCACGCAAACTAACGCCCTCAAATCCATTGCCATAGTCAAAACCTTTCACTGCATTAATGGATAACATAGCATTTCCCAATGCAGCATGCAACTTGTTATAAATAGGCTCTCCCCACCCAGTAGGTACATTACGGGCAACACATGTAATAATGCCACCAATTGTATCTCCTGTTTTACGAACATCACGAATCAAGTTTTCCATTTGTTCAGCAGCATTCGGATCAGGACAACGCACTGGATTTGTTTCGATTAATGAGAAATCATACGCCTGATAAGGTTCTGTGAGTCGAATATGTCCTATCTGAGAGGTAAATGCTGTAATTTGCACATTCAAAGATTGCAATGCTAATTTTGCAATGGCTCCGCCTACAATACGTACTGCTGTTTCACGAGCCGAACTTCGTCCACCACCACGATAATCACGAATACCATATTTGGTTTGATATGTATAATCAGCATGAGATGGGCGATACGTCGTTCTGAGATTCTCGTAATCAGAAGAATGTTGATCTGAATTACGAATTATAAAACCGATAGGAGTCCCTGTAGTTTTACCTTCAAAAATACCTGATAGAAACTCGACTTCATCTGCTTCCTGCCGGGGAGTAACGATAGCCGATTGTCCTGGGCGACGACGATTTAATTCCTGTTGTACAAACGACGTATCAACAGTAATACCAGCAGGGCAACCATCAATGACACCCCCAATGGCAATACCATGCGATTCTCCAAATGTAGTCAGGCAAAAGATATTTCCAAAAGTATTTGACATAGCAAGGGATAAAAAATGAAAAGAGATGGTATTTGATACACATCCCTTTTCGCATTTATTTTTTTAAGAATGGCAACCACAGCCACCACTACCGCAGCCACAGCCATCTTCTTCATCAACACCACAGCTACAACCGTCGCTACCACAACTGCAACCACCTTGGAAAGCAGCCAAATCCTCGTCAGTAGCTTCGCGCACTTCTAATACAGAACCTTTGAAGTGCAATGTTTCGCCAGCTAAAGGATGATTAAAATCAACCGTAATAGTAGAATCAGCAATTTCAACAATCTGAGCATTTAGTCGGTTCCCATCACTATCCATTAAGGGAACAACGTTACCTTCAAAGATAGTATCTGAATCTAATTCACCATTAACTTCAAATATAGAACGAGGAAGAGCGACAACGTTTTCGTCGTCATACTCTCCATATGCATTTTTACTGTCAATGCTAAACTGAAAAGTGTCACTTTGTTTGAGCCCCCGCAAATTGTTTTCAAATTCGGGAAGCATCATCCCAATTCCAAAGCAGAAAGTCAAAGGATTTTGAGCTGTGGCTTGTTCCATTAATTCCGGTTCTTCGTCATTACCTCCGACAAATAAATCGTAAGTAACTGAAACCATTTTGTTTTCTTCAATTATCATATTATTGCTGTTTAGAAAGTATGAAATTTCTTACAAAGATAGGCATTACAAGCCAGAAAACGATTGATAGTTTTGGCTTTCAGTTATTTTTAGAAAATCACCGCAAGATAAAATGCAATCAAAAGGGAGTATATGTTCCATTATTTGAAAAAAAAGCGTATCATTGCAAATAATATGTTGATACTTATAATTTGAGACCACAATGATGCTATCAAAAAAAATAATGTTTGCTATTGTTGGCAATCTACTTTTTTTCAG
The sequence above is drawn from the Microbacter margulisiae genome and encodes:
- a CDS encoding nitroreductase family protein, translated to METKTLLQNRRSVNYFDTNKTLSKTTLEEIINLAVLAPSAFNLQPWRIIVVESKEAKETLKTLSNNQPKVTEAAINMIIVGNKNGWDESNPVWEEMLQTVGSPEIVAGAKQAAAFLYGSSEDRKLKFAESNAGLLAMSIMVAAKEFGVDSHPMSGIDFDGIKQVFQLQPEETVVMTIALGYFDSSKALYPRRPRRGFKEIASIV
- a CDS encoding MarR family winged helix-turn-helix transcriptional regulator, yielding MRIEDEIDGHFRNEYHKGMINLIYTTNEIHFEFLSYLRKHSLTSQQYNVLRLLRGYGGIPRSIDFLRNRMLDKKSDMSRIIDRLYAQQLVDRVENNSDRRQKEISITQKGKDLLDKMDDCEKHSDSLLKNLTEEEAKELNRLLDKIRDKNETH
- a CDS encoding D-glycero-alpha-D-manno-heptose-1,7-bisphosphate 7-phosphatase, whose translation is MNPNISRLKTKHFLFLDRDGVINVHRPNDYVKALDEFVFLPRALEALVKLSKHFSRIVIVTNQRGVSKGKMHESAVQEVHAYLQKQVEDAGGKIDGIYYCIHLDDNHPNRKPNSGMAFEAKKHFPEIDFSQSMMVGDSRSDIEFGNRLGMTTVLIKKEKPGWQKPVPDFIFSSLAAIAELWEDNANYIGEDALANK
- the aroC gene encoding chorismate synthase is translated as MSNTFGNIFCLTTFGESHGIAIGGVIDGCPAGITVDTSFVQQELNRRRPGQSAIVTPRQEADEVEFLSGIFEGKTTGTPIGFIIRNSDQHSSDYENLRTTYRPSHADYTYQTKYGIRDYRGGGRSSARETAVRIVGGAIAKLALQSLNVQITAFTSQIGHIRLTEPYQAYDFSLIETNPVRCPDPNAAEQMENLIRDVRKTGDTIGGIITCVARNVPTGWGEPIYNKLHAALGNAMLSINAVKGFDYGNGFEGVSLRGSESNDEFVMREGEVVTMTNHSGGIQGGISNGQDIYFRTVFKPVATLLQNQHTINSLGEETIIKARGRHDPCVLPRAVPIVEAMTAMTLFDFYLLAKASSPM
- a CDS encoding FKBP-type peptidyl-prolyl cis-trans isomerase is translated as MIIEENKMVSVTYDLFVGGNDEEPELMEQATAQNPLTFCFGIGMMLPEFENNLRGLKQSDTFQFSIDSKNAYGEYDDENVVALPRSIFEVNGELDSDTIFEGNVVPLMDSDGNRLNAQIVEIADSTITVDFNHPLAGETLHFKGSVLEVREATDEDLAAFQGGCSCGSDGCSCGVDEEDGCGCGSGGCGCHS